The genomic interval GCGAGACCTATCCGGCGGGTATGCCGGCCGGCGAGGTTCCCGTTTACCTGGCGCGGCTCAAGTCCGACGCCTATCCGTTACCGCTCGCCTCGTTCGACATTCTGGTGACGGCCGATACGGTCGTCGCCGTCGACGATCATATTCTCGGCAAGCCCGCCGACCGCGGTGCCGCGGTCGCGATGCTGCGTGCGCTTTCGGGCCGCAGGCACCGGGTCGTCACCGGCGTGACGATCCGCACGGCCGACCGCGCGGTTTCGTTTTCCTCGTCGACCGACGTTTTTCTCCGGTCTCTGTCCGACGAGGAAATCGGACATTATGTCGACACGTACGCTCCCTATGACAAGGCTGGCTCGTACGGCATTCAGGAGTGGATCGGCTATGTCGGGATCGAGCGTATCGAAGGATCGTTCTACAACGTGATGGGGCTGCCCGTGCAGCGGCTGTACGTCGAGCTGGACGAACTGATAGGGTAGAATCTGCCGCAATTTGCATATCGACCTTTTGGAAAAATCTATGATGAAGAAATCTTTTATCGCGCTGCTGGCCGCCCTGATGCTGGCCCCGGCGCTGCGGGCCGACCGGGGCATGTGGCTTCCGGCGCTGATAGGCACGCGGATCAAAGACATGCGCTCGAAGGGGTTCCGCCTTTCGGCCGAGGATATTTACAGCGTCAACAAGGCTTCGCTGAAGGATGCCGTCGTGCTGTTCAACGGCGGATGCACCGGCGAACTGGTTTCCGGCGAGGGGCTGTTGCTGACGAACCATCACTGCGGCTACGGCGCGATCCAGTCGCACAGCAGCGTACGGCACGATTACCTGACCGACGGGTTTTGGGCCATGAATCGGAGCGAAGAATTGCCCAACCCCGGCCTGTACGTGTCGTTTCTGGTCCGCATGGAGGACGTGACCGCGCAGGTGCTCGACGGGGTGCGGGACGATCTGCCCGAGGCGCGCCGCGACTCGCTGATCCGGTTCAATGCGGCCCGGGTGGCCGACGCGGCGGTTCGGGGGACCGACTGCCGGGCCGATGTCGAGCCGTTCTTTTACGGCAATCAGTATTTCCTGTTCGTATACCGCAACTACACCGACGTCCGTCTCGTGGCAGCTCCGCCTTCGTCGATCGGCAAGTTCGGCGGCGATACCGACAACTGGATGTGGCCGCGC from Alistipes ihumii AP11 carries:
- a CDS encoding Maf family nucleotide pyrophosphatase, with the protein product MLLAEKLKAYRLILASASPRRRQLLVGCGLPFVQAEPYDVSETYPAGMPAGEVPVYLARLKSDAYPLPLASFDILVTADTVVAVDDHILGKPADRGAAVAMLRALSGRRHRVVTGVTIRTADRAVSFSSSTDVFLRSLSDEEIGHYVDTYAPYDKAGSYGIQEWIGYVGIERIEGSFYNVMGLPVQRLYVELDELIG